Proteins co-encoded in one Bacteroidales bacterium genomic window:
- a CDS encoding aspartate-semialdehyde dehydrogenase, whose protein sequence is MKVSVIGCTGLVGSIIIKVLEEQQIKIAELLPVASAKSVGKTITFNGQKIKIISVEEAIERKPDFVIFSAGKDVSLKYAPIFTAGGATVIDNSSAWRMNKDIPLVVPEINIHTAFNKKLIANPNCSTIQMVLAIHNLHKELKIKRLIVSTYQSVSGSGAKGTNQLFSERSGNECTSPAYPHQIDLNIIPHGGAFLDNGYTEEEIKLVNETHKILDDPSIQVTATVVRVPVTGGHSISLNAEFEKEFTLDQIYHILDNTNGVIVMDDVSKNIYPTPIHAEGKDDVFVGRIRRDFSAPNSVNMWITADNLRKGAATNAVQILKELIKIT, encoded by the coding sequence ATGAAAGTATCAGTAATAGGTTGTACCGGTTTAGTCGGAAGTATTATTATCAAAGTATTGGAAGAGCAACAGATAAAAATAGCTGAGCTCTTACCTGTTGCTTCCGCAAAATCTGTCGGTAAAACCATCACTTTCAACGGACAGAAAATTAAAATAATTTCTGTTGAAGAAGCAATTGAGAGAAAACCGGATTTTGTAATTTTTTCTGCGGGAAAAGACGTATCATTAAAGTATGCCCCGATATTTACAGCCGGAGGTGCTACAGTTATTGATAATTCCTCGGCATGGCGAATGAATAAAGACATCCCTTTGGTTGTTCCGGAAATAAATATTCATACGGCTTTCAACAAAAAATTAATTGCTAATCCTAATTGTTCCACAATACAAATGGTATTGGCTATTCATAATTTACATAAAGAATTAAAGATAAAACGATTAATTGTATCCACATATCAATCCGTTTCAGGTTCGGGAGCTAAAGGCACAAATCAACTTTTTTCCGAAAGGTCAGGAAATGAATGTACCAGCCCAGCATACCCGCACCAAATCGATCTTAATATTATTCCTCATGGCGGAGCTTTTCTTGATAATGGATACACTGAAGAAGAAATTAAACTTGTTAATGAAACACACAAAATATTAGATGATCCGTCAATTCAAGTAACGGCAACAGTTGTTAGAGTTCCGGTTACCGGCGGACATTCCATTTCCTTAAATGCTGAATTTGAAAAAGAATTTACTTTAGATCAAATCTATCATATTCTTGATAATACCAACGGAGTAATTGTAATGGATGATGTTTCAAAGAACATTTATCCCACTCCGATACATGCTGAAGGTAAGGACGATGTTTTTGTGGGAAGAATCAGAAGAGATTTTTCGGCTCCAAATTCGGTGAATATGTGGATAACTGCAGATAATCTAAGAAAAGGTGCCGCCACTAATGCAGTTCAAATTTTAAAAGAACTGATCAAAATAACGTAA